The following coding sequences are from one Rathayibacter sp. VKM Ac-2760 window:
- the dnaB gene encoding replicative DNA helicase — MTIAHLAVPGSDGRDGRDSRGDSPRSNERTPPHDLLAEQSALGGMLLSKDAVADVVESVKATDFYIPKHEIVFEAILALYSHGEPTDVIAVTDELTKQGELQRAGGADYLHSLTAMVPTAANAGYYASIVAERALLRRLVEAGTRIAQMGYQGEGEVLDLVNTAQAEIYNVTGSETAEDYVPLTDAVTVAIDEIEAAAHKDGAFTGVPTGFADLDDLTNGFHPGQMIIVAARPALGKSTLALDFARAAAIKHNMATIFFSLEMGRSEIAMRLLSAEASVPLQHMRKGTVDQRDWTTIASTRGRINDAPLYIDDSPNLTLVEIRAKCRRLKQRIGLKMVVIDYLQLMTSGKKVESRQQEVSEFSRALKLLAKELQVPVIALSQLNRGPEQRADKLPAISDLRESGSIEQDADMVILLHRESAYEKDNPRAGEADLIVAKHRNGPTRTVTVGFHGHFSRFADIPAV, encoded by the coding sequence ATGACGATCGCGCACCTGGCGGTTCCCGGCTCGGACGGACGAGACGGGCGGGACTCCCGAGGGGACTCCCCGCGCAGCAACGAGCGCACGCCCCCCCACGACCTGCTCGCGGAGCAGTCGGCGCTGGGCGGCATGCTGCTCTCGAAGGACGCGGTGGCCGACGTCGTCGAGAGCGTCAAGGCGACCGACTTCTACATCCCCAAGCACGAGATCGTCTTCGAGGCGATCCTGGCGCTCTACTCGCACGGCGAGCCGACCGACGTCATCGCCGTCACCGACGAGCTGACCAAGCAGGGCGAGCTGCAGCGCGCCGGCGGCGCCGACTACCTGCACTCGCTCACCGCGATGGTGCCGACCGCGGCGAACGCGGGCTACTACGCCTCGATCGTCGCCGAGCGCGCGCTGCTGCGCCGCCTGGTCGAGGCGGGCACCCGCATCGCGCAAATGGGCTATCAGGGCGAGGGCGAGGTGCTCGACCTGGTCAACACGGCGCAGGCCGAGATCTACAACGTCACCGGGTCCGAGACGGCGGAGGACTACGTCCCGCTGACCGACGCGGTGACCGTCGCCATCGACGAGATCGAGGCCGCGGCGCACAAGGACGGCGCCTTCACCGGCGTGCCGACCGGCTTCGCCGACCTGGACGACCTCACCAACGGCTTCCACCCCGGCCAGATGATCATCGTCGCGGCGCGACCGGCACTCGGAAAGTCGACGCTCGCGCTCGACTTCGCCCGCGCCGCCGCGATCAAGCACAACATGGCGACGATCTTCTTCTCGCTCGAGATGGGGCGCAGCGAGATCGCGATGCGCCTGCTCTCGGCCGAGGCTTCCGTTCCGCTGCAGCACATGCGCAAGGGCACGGTCGACCAGCGCGACTGGACGACCATCGCCTCGACCCGCGGCCGCATCAACGACGCCCCGCTCTACATCGACGACTCGCCGAACCTCACGCTCGTCGAGATCCGCGCGAAGTGCCGCCGGCTCAAGCAGCGCATCGGCCTGAAGATGGTCGTCATCGACTACCTCCAGCTGATGACCTCGGGCAAGAAGGTCGAGAGCCGCCAGCAGGAGGTCTCCGAGTTCTCCCGTGCGCTCAAGCTGCTCGCGAAGGAGCTGCAGGTGCCGGTCATCGCGCTGTCGCAGCTGAACCGTGGACCGGAGCAGCGCGCCGACAAGCTGCCCGCGATCTCCGACCTCCGCGAGTCCGGCTCGATCGAGCAGGACGCCGACATGGTGATCCTGCTCCACCGCGAGAGCGCCTACGAGAAGGACAACCCGCGCGCGGGCGAGGCCGACCTCATCGTGGCCAAGCACCGCAACGGACCGACGCGCACGGTGACCGTGGGCTTCCACGGGCACTTCTCCCGCTTCGCGGACATCCCGGCGGTCTGA
- the rplI gene encoding 50S ribosomal protein L9 — protein MSKVILTHEVDGLGSAGDVVDVKNGFARNYLIPQGFGVAWTRGGEKQVEQIKSARAAREHKTIEEAQHTKQVLEANRVKLTVKAGKDGRLFGSVKTSDIATAVAAAGYGELDKRKIVISNAIKNVGEHEAVVRLRDDIQATVKLQVVAAK, from the coding sequence ATGTCCAAGGTCATCCTGACCCACGAGGTCGACGGTCTCGGCTCCGCCGGTGACGTCGTCGACGTCAAGAACGGGTTCGCCCGCAACTACCTCATCCCGCAGGGCTTCGGCGTCGCGTGGACCCGCGGTGGCGAGAAGCAGGTCGAGCAGATCAAGTCGGCGCGAGCCGCTCGTGAGCACAAGACCATCGAAGAGGCTCAGCACACGAAGCAGGTCCTCGAGGCCAACCGCGTGAAGCTGACCGTCAAGGCCGGCAAGGACGGTCGCCTCTTCGGCTCCGTCAAGACCTCCGACATCGCGACTGCGGTGGCGGCGGCCGGCTACGGCGAGCTCGACAAGCGCAAGATCGTGATCTCGAACGCGATCAAGAACGTCGGCGAGCACGAGGCCGTGGTGCGTCTGCGCGACGACATCCAGGCCACCGTGAAGCTGCAGGTGGTCGCGGCCAAGTAA
- the rpsR gene encoding 30S ribosomal protein S18, with translation MAGKSSGDRRKPIRGKGAKNAAPAKSVRVGVIDYKDVPTLRKFISERGKIRARRITGVSVQEQRLIARAVKNAREMALLPYAGSGR, from the coding sequence ATGGCTGGAAAGAGCAGCGGCGACCGCCGCAAGCCGATCCGCGGCAAGGGCGCGAAGAACGCGGCCCCCGCGAAGTCGGTCCGAGTGGGCGTCATCGACTACAAGGACGTCCCGACCCTGCGCAAGTTCATCTCGGAGCGCGGGAAGATCCGCGCCCGTCGTATCACCGGCGTCTCCGTCCAGGAGCAGCGCCTCATCGCCCGCGCCGTCAAGAACGCCCGCGAGATGGCGCTCCTGCCCTACGCCGGCAGCGGAAGGTAG
- a CDS encoding single-stranded DNA-binding protein: MAGETIITVVGNLTADPELRYTQGGLAVANFTIASTPRTFDRQANDWKDGEALFLRASVWREFAENVAGTLTKGSRVVATGRLKQRSYETKEGEKRTSIELEIDEIGPSLRYATAQVTRAAGGGGGRGQVGGGQGGQGASQGGFGGGNQGGSGGNGGGNRGGGQAEEPWAPSAPAGGDVWSTPGSYNDETPF, from the coding sequence ATGGCCGGCGAGACGATCATCACCGTGGTGGGGAACCTCACCGCCGACCCCGAGCTGCGCTACACGCAGGGCGGGCTCGCGGTCGCGAACTTCACCATCGCCTCCACGCCGCGCACCTTCGACCGTCAGGCGAACGACTGGAAGGACGGCGAAGCGCTGTTCCTCCGGGCCTCCGTCTGGCGCGAGTTCGCCGAGAACGTCGCGGGGACGCTGACCAAGGGAAGCCGTGTCGTCGCGACCGGCCGCCTGAAGCAGCGCTCCTACGAGACGAAGGAAGGCGAGAAGCGCACCAGCATCGAGCTCGAGATCGACGAGATCGGCCCCTCGCTGCGCTACGCGACCGCTCAGGTCACGCGCGCAGCCGGTGGCGGCGGTGGTCGCGGTCAGGTCGGCGGCGGTCAGGGCGGTCAGGGCGCGAGCCAGGGCGGCTTCGGCGGCGGCAACCAAGGGGGCTCCGGCGGAAACGGCGGCGGCAACCGCGGTGGCGGCCAGGCCGAGGAGCCGTGGGCGCCCAGCGCTCCGGCCGGTGGCGACGTGTGGAGCACGCCGGGCAGCTACAACGACGAGACGCCGTTCTGA
- the rpsF gene encoding 30S ribosomal protein S6, producing MTHQYELMVILDPEIDERTVAPSLDKFLNVIRTDGGSIDKVDVWGRRRLAYEINKKSEGIYAIVDFTSTSAAANELDRQLKLSEAVMRTKVLRAEEGIAQVAAAKKLADEKAARKAAKAPAAPKA from the coding sequence GTGACGCATCAGTACGAACTCATGGTGATCCTGGATCCCGAGATCGATGAGCGCACCGTCGCTCCGAGTCTCGACAAGTTCCTCAACGTCATCCGCACCGATGGTGGATCCATCGACAAGGTCGACGTCTGGGGCCGCCGTCGTCTGGCGTACGAGATCAACAAGAAGTCCGAGGGCATCTACGCCATCGTCGACTTCACGTCGACCTCGGCCGCTGCGAACGAGCTCGACCGTCAGCTGAAGCTGTCGGAGGCCGTCATGCGCACCAAGGTGCTCCGCGCCGAGGAGGGCATCGCCCAGGTCGCCGCCGCCAAGAAGCTCGCCGACGAGAAGGCCGCCCGCAAGGCTGCCAAGGCTCCGGCCGCTCCCAAGGCGTAG
- a CDS encoding CCA tRNA nucleotidyltransferase has protein sequence MHSVQTALETLRTLASTPTVARLAQAFAAQGHELALVGGPVRDAFLGHGVHDLDFTTSARPDDIVRIVAPIAEAHWDIGRAFGTIGARVAGETVEITTYRSDSYDGVSRKPEVEFGDSLEGDLVRRDFTVNAMALRLPEIVLVDPAGGVEDLLAGRLRTPAAADLSFGDDPLRMLRAARFTSQLGFRTTDEVEWAMAELAPRIEDVSAERVQEELRKLLATASPRAGLELLVDTGLAGYFLPELPALRLEQDEHHHHKDVYVHSLTVLEQAIALEGRRNPGAAPDVVLRLAALLHDIGKPATRRLEPGGAVSFYHHDLVGSKLAIKRLRSLKFDKQTIADVARLIELHLRFFGYTEGAWTDSAVRRYVTDAGPLLERLHILTRADVTTRNTRKADRLAHAYDDLEQRIAELAEKEELASKRPDLDGMQIMAILELPPGREVGLAYRFLLELRLEEGPLGEEEAARRLKEWWAAR, from the coding sequence ATGCACAGCGTCCAGACCGCCCTCGAGACCCTCCGCACGCTCGCGTCGACGCCGACGGTGGCCCGCCTGGCGCAGGCCTTCGCGGCTCAGGGGCACGAGCTCGCGCTGGTGGGCGGTCCGGTCCGCGACGCCTTCCTCGGCCACGGCGTGCACGACCTGGATTTCACGACATCGGCGAGGCCGGACGACATCGTGCGCATCGTCGCTCCGATCGCGGAGGCGCACTGGGACATCGGCCGGGCGTTCGGCACGATCGGCGCGCGCGTCGCCGGTGAGACGGTCGAGATCACGACCTACCGCAGCGACAGCTACGACGGGGTGAGCCGGAAGCCCGAGGTCGAGTTCGGCGACAGCCTCGAGGGCGATCTGGTGCGGCGCGACTTCACGGTCAACGCGATGGCGCTGCGGCTGCCGGAGATCGTGCTCGTCGATCCGGCCGGGGGAGTGGAGGACCTGCTCGCGGGCCGGCTGCGCACGCCGGCCGCCGCCGACCTCTCCTTCGGCGACGACCCGCTGCGGATGCTCCGCGCCGCGCGGTTCACCTCGCAGCTGGGCTTCCGAACGACCGACGAGGTGGAGTGGGCGATGGCCGAGCTGGCCCCCCGCATCGAGGACGTCTCGGCGGAGCGGGTGCAGGAGGAGCTGCGCAAGCTGCTCGCCACCGCCTCACCGCGCGCCGGCCTCGAACTGCTCGTCGACACCGGTCTGGCCGGTTACTTCCTCCCCGAGCTGCCGGCCCTGCGCCTGGAGCAGGACGAGCACCACCATCACAAGGACGTCTACGTGCACAGCCTCACGGTGCTGGAGCAGGCGATCGCGCTGGAGGGGCGGCGGAACCCCGGCGCGGCGCCGGATGTCGTCCTCCGCCTCGCCGCGCTGCTGCACGACATCGGCAAGCCGGCCACGCGGCGCCTGGAGCCGGGCGGGGCGGTCAGCTTCTACCACCACGACCTCGTCGGCTCGAAGCTGGCGATCAAGCGGCTGCGCTCGCTCAAGTTCGACAAGCAGACCATCGCGGACGTCGCCCGGCTGATCGAGCTGCACCTGCGCTTCTTCGGCTACACCGAGGGCGCCTGGACCGACTCTGCCGTCCGCCGCTACGTCACCGACGCCGGCCCGCTGCTGGAGCGACTGCACATCCTCACCCGCGCCGACGTGACCACGCGCAACACGCGCAAGGCCGACCGCCTGGCGCACGCCTACGACGACCTCGAGCAGCGGATCGCGGAGCTCGCCGAGAAGGAGGAGCTCGCTTCGAAGCGGCCCGACCTCGACGGCATGCAGATCATGGCGATCCTGGAGCTGCCGCCGGGGCGCGAGGTGGGGCTGGCGTACAGGTTCCTGCTCGAGCTCCGGCTCGAGGAGGGACCGCTCGGCGAGGAGGAGGCGGCCCGGCGGCTGAAGGAGTGGTGGGCGGCGCGCTGA
- a CDS encoding DUF6049 family protein — protein MRRRDLTPTDRPRPRRAVPQLLRSLGAAALSIALLGSAPPAHAATAEQPAAVSDTSQATVTATVGAANDGVLLPGQDLQLAVSVRNGTTESIDGARVEIAIDDATLDSRAELAAWLDGEAEDDGTPTGDGADVRLLPSSSAQVSITVPDTSLPFSTDFGRDPEDFGSHALSVTITSPGGTVATARGVVELSTGIPAEQETGVSVLVPLTVPDTSDGLLSAETLQDYTQTTGTLSRQLDSVDGRAVTIGLDPRILASIRVLGTSAPESATAWLDRLESVPNEVFALPYADADVAAQAQSGLATLLAPTSFEYALDPALFAPTSTATPTPTAAPDDSPDLPERPTTESLLAFDWSPTVGGLAWPDGLTVRSADLGVYATTGMNRTVVSSANLELPEDVSTTTRATIDGHDVVVADSALSTAFDAAVSASTDSEWRASTADLTADLAQLQREGESPSVVLALDRGAAIDGVRLSQTLDAVDALPWAEGSSLAAALTSPATEDATVVDSPESEQRLEAVSDLLTAAARVEAFSAVLTQPELLGGKRRNDLLALLSVTWREDATGWQEAVAASRDQADTTLSSVAIESSDSVTQLSRDSSIPVYVRNDLPWPVTVRIQASTSNAVLDIDESSVEPTAIDARSQGRVLIPVKARVGNGETELRMQLTAEDGTPIGAPTSIVTNVRADWETVGTLGVGILLVLVFGIGILRNIRRRRRGDTPDEPDEDPNAVLAVQPGLDDDRTDPRG, from the coding sequence ATGCGTCGGCGCGACCTCACCCCCACCGATCGTCCCCGCCCCCGGCGCGCGGTCCCGCAGCTGCTCCGCTCTCTCGGTGCGGCTGCGCTCTCGATCGCGCTCCTGGGCTCCGCGCCGCCCGCGCACGCCGCCACCGCGGAGCAGCCCGCCGCCGTCTCCGACACGAGCCAGGCGACGGTCACCGCCACGGTCGGTGCGGCGAACGACGGTGTCCTGCTCCCCGGGCAGGACCTGCAGCTCGCGGTCTCGGTGCGCAACGGCACGACCGAGTCGATCGACGGCGCCCGGGTCGAGATCGCGATCGACGATGCGACCCTCGACTCCCGCGCCGAGCTCGCCGCGTGGCTCGACGGCGAGGCGGAGGACGACGGCACGCCGACCGGAGACGGCGCCGACGTGCGCCTCCTGCCCTCCAGCTCGGCCCAGGTGAGCATCACCGTGCCCGACACCTCGCTGCCCTTCTCCACCGACTTCGGCCGCGACCCCGAGGACTTCGGCAGCCACGCCCTCTCGGTGACGATCACCAGCCCCGGCGGCACCGTCGCGACGGCGCGCGGTGTCGTCGAGCTCTCGACCGGCATCCCGGCCGAGCAGGAGACCGGCGTCAGCGTCCTCGTGCCGCTCACGGTGCCCGACACCTCCGACGGCCTGCTCTCCGCCGAGACGCTGCAGGACTACACGCAGACGACCGGCACGCTCTCACGGCAGCTGGACAGCGTCGACGGCCGGGCCGTGACCATCGGGCTCGACCCGCGCATCCTCGCGTCGATCCGCGTGCTCGGCACCTCGGCCCCGGAGTCGGCGACCGCCTGGCTCGATCGGCTCGAGTCGGTGCCGAACGAGGTCTTCGCGCTCCCCTACGCCGACGCCGATGTCGCCGCGCAGGCGCAGTCGGGCCTCGCGACCCTCCTGGCGCCCACCTCGTTCGAGTACGCGCTCGATCCCGCTCTCTTCGCGCCGACGAGCACGGCGACGCCGACCCCGACGGCCGCCCCCGACGACTCCCCCGACCTCCCCGAGCGGCCGACCACCGAGTCGCTGCTGGCGTTCGACTGGTCGCCGACGGTCGGCGGCCTCGCCTGGCCCGACGGTCTCACCGTCCGCTCCGCCGATCTCGGCGTCTATGCCACCACCGGCATGAACCGCACCGTCGTCTCCTCCGCCAACCTCGAGCTGCCGGAGGACGTCTCGACGACGACCCGCGCGACGATCGACGGCCACGACGTCGTCGTCGCCGACAGCGCCCTCTCCACCGCCTTCGACGCCGCCGTCAGCGCGAGCACCGACTCCGAGTGGCGGGCGAGCACGGCCGATCTCACCGCCGATCTCGCGCAGTTGCAGCGCGAGGGCGAGTCGCCCTCCGTCGTCCTCGCGCTGGACCGCGGCGCCGCGATCGACGGCGTCCGCCTGTCGCAGACCCTGGACGCCGTCGACGCGCTGCCCTGGGCGGAGGGCTCGTCCCTCGCCGCAGCCCTCACCTCCCCCGCCACCGAGGACGCGACGGTCGTCGACAGCCCGGAGTCGGAGCAGCGCCTCGAGGCGGTCTCCGATCTCCTCACGGCCGCGGCCCGGGTGGAGGCGTTCTCCGCCGTGCTCACGCAGCCCGAGCTGCTCGGCGGCAAGCGCCGCAACGACCTGCTCGCCCTGCTGTCGGTGACCTGGCGCGAGGACGCGACCGGCTGGCAGGAGGCGGTCGCCGCGAGCCGCGACCAGGCCGACACCACGCTCTCCTCCGTCGCGATCGAGAGCTCCGACAGCGTCACGCAGCTCTCCCGCGACTCGAGCATCCCGGTCTACGTCCGCAACGACCTGCCCTGGCCGGTCACGGTGCGGATCCAGGCCTCGACCTCGAACGCCGTCCTCGACATCGACGAGTCCTCCGTCGAGCCCACCGCGATCGACGCCCGCTCGCAGGGCCGCGTCCTCATCCCGGTGAAGGCGCGGGTCGGCAACGGCGAGACCGAGCTGCGCATGCAGCTGACCGCCGAGGACGGCACGCCGATCGGAGCGCCGACGAGCATCGTCACCAACGTCCGCGCCGATTGGGAGACCGTCGGCACGCTCGGCGTCGGGATCCTCCTCGTCCTCGTCTTCGGCATCGGCATCCTCCGCAACATCCGCCGTCGCCGTCGCGGCGACACCCCCGACGAGCCGGACGAGGACCCGAACGCCGTGCTCGCGGTCCAGCCGGGCCTCGACGACGACCGAACGGACCCCCGTGGCTAG